In Acinetobacter sp. WCHAc010034, a genomic segment contains:
- a CDS encoding type II toxin-antitoxin system RelB/DinJ family antitoxin has protein sequence MRKTEVYQIRLDSQEKKQAFAVFKHLGITPAQAVRLFFKQVVLTKSIPFSIENQSINLEQLIKLRKLKQQDAKALAPELIGALDQDVLHSEILLDDEHLDLFEELNAILGESDKK, from the coding sequence ATGAGAAAAACTGAAGTTTATCAAATCCGCCTGGACTCCCAAGAGAAGAAACAGGCCTTTGCGGTATTCAAGCACCTGGGCATTACGCCGGCTCAGGCGGTCCGCCTTTTTTTCAAGCAGGTTGTGCTGACCAAGTCCATCCCTTTCTCTATTGAAAATCAGAGCATTAATCTGGAACAGCTGATTAAGCTGCGAAAATTGAAGCAGCAGGATGCCAAAGCCCTTGCGCCGGAACTGATCGGCGCGCTGGATCAGGACGTCCTGCACAGCGAAATCCTGCTTGATGATGAGCATCTGGACCTGTTTGAAGAGCTGAATGCCATTTTGGGTGAAAGTGACAAAAAGTAA
- a CDS encoding GNAT family N-acetyltransferase — protein sequence MIVRRAAEDDLQPLAVLFDEYRQFYGASSNLELSYSFLKQRFDNKESVFFIHIKDDVFTGFVILYLGFSSVACSTYYILDDVYVRPACRRRGSAKQLIDTAILFARHENALRITLETQKSNYQSHQLYEKMGFVKDDEFQTYHFFLR from the coding sequence ATGATTGTTAGACGCGCCGCCGAAGATGATTTACAGCCGCTTGCCGTGCTATTTGATGAATACCGCCAATTTTACGGCGCTTCCTCCAATCTGGAATTATCCTACAGTTTTCTGAAACAGCGCTTTGACAATAAGGAAAGCGTGTTTTTTATCCATATTAAAGATGACGTATTTACCGGCTTTGTGATCCTGTATTTAGGCTTTTCATCTGTCGCCTGCTCCACCTACTATATTCTGGACGATGTGTATGTCAGGCCCGCCTGCCGCCGGCGAGGCTCGGCGAAACAGCTGATTGATACCGCCATTTTATTTGCCCGCCATGAAAATGCCCTGCGCATCACGCTGGAAACCCAGAAAAGCAACTATCAGTCGCACCAGCTGTATGAAAAAATGGGCTTTGTGAAAGACGATGAATTTCAAACCTATCACTTTTTCTTAAGATAA
- a CDS encoding pseudouridine synthase translates to MLLEKMLQSQGFGARKHCQQLIKNGAVCVHGEAVTDPKHKLDLNGLAFSVYGERFEYREKVYIALNKPQGYECSHQATHHFSVFDLFDDVLLNRGLQCVGRLDQDTSGLLLLTDDGQFLQALTHPKKHVPKVYQMHTADPVANEQIARLQQGVELRNEKGVFAATEVQRLAECQLQMTVHQGVYHQVKRMLAAVGNKVEQLRRVQIGQLDFSSLNDLAEGEWVYLSAEQAALAKFRAESS, encoded by the coding sequence ATGTTGTTGGAAAAAATGCTCCAGTCGCAAGGTTTCGGTGCGCGCAAGCACTGCCAGCAGCTGATTAAGAATGGCGCTGTCTGCGTGCATGGCGAAGCCGTCACCGACCCGAAGCATAAGCTGGATTTAAATGGCCTGGCGTTTTCGGTTTACGGTGAGCGCTTTGAGTACCGAGAAAAAGTCTATATTGCCCTAAATAAGCCGCAAGGCTATGAGTGCTCGCATCAGGCGACGCATCATTTCAGCGTATTTGATTTATTTGATGATGTGCTGCTGAACCGCGGCCTGCAGTGCGTGGGGCGCTTGGATCAGGATACCTCAGGCCTGCTGCTGCTGACCGATGACGGCCAGTTCCTGCAGGCGCTGACCCATCCTAAAAAGCATGTGCCGAAGGTGTATCAAATGCATACGGCAGATCCGGTGGCCAATGAGCAGATTGCCCGGCTGCAGCAGGGCGTCGAGCTGCGCAATGAAAAAGGCGTTTTTGCGGCGACGGAAGTGCAGCGCCTGGCTGAATGCCAGCTGCAGATGACGGTGCATCAGGGCGTATATCATCAGGTGAAGCGCATGCTGGCGGCGGTCGGCAACAAGGTCGAGCAGCTGCGCCGTGTCCAGATTGGACAGCTGGATTTCAGCAGCTTAAATGATCTGGCGGAAGGCGAGTGGGTTTATCTTTCGGCGGAACAGGCTGCATTGGCGAAGTTCAGGGCGGAATCCAGCTGA